The following are encoded in a window of Mycobacterium decipiens genomic DNA:
- a CDS encoding inorganic phosphate transporter yields the protein MSKQQKKTKDGHFVASGLQNPPAPTPQHDGFVGFLGPDRQLHLSFSLLLAGSFLLFSWWAVDYVGSGANKVILVFATVVGMFMAFNVGGNDVANSFGTSVGAGTLTMKQALLVAAIFEVSGAMIAGGDVTETIRSGIVDLSGVSIGPTDFLNIMMSALFAAALWLLFANRMGYPVSTTHSIVGGIVGAAVTLGFVSGQGSTALGMVQWDEVGQIAVSWVLSPVLGGVVSYLLYGAVKRHILLYNEEIEQRLLEIKKERIAHRERHRAAFERLNEIQQIAYTGALARDAVAANRRDFDPTELESDYYRELHEIDTKKSSIDAFRALQNWVPLFAAGGSMVIAAMLLFEGFKHMHLGLTTMNNYFIIAMVGAAVWMATFIFAKTLRGESLSRSTFLMFSWMQVFTASGFAFSHGSNDIANAIGPFAAILDVLRTGSIESKAAVPTAAMLTFGITLCAGLWFIGRQVIATVGRNLTTMHPASGFSAELSAAAVVMGATILGLPVSSTHILIGAVLGVGIVNRATNWALMKPIALAWVITLPSAAILSSVGLVTLRAIF from the coding sequence GTGAGCAAACAACAGAAAAAGACCAAGGACGGGCATTTCGTGGCTAGCGGACTTCAGAATCCCCCAGCGCCGACACCCCAACACGACGGCTTCGTCGGGTTCCTCGGGCCGGATCGACAGTTGCACCTCTCGTTCAGTTTGTTGCTGGCAGGGTCGTTCCTGCTGTTCTCCTGGTGGGCAGTCGACTACGTAGGGTCCGGCGCCAACAAGGTCATCCTGGTGTTCGCCACCGTCGTCGGCATGTTCATGGCCTTCAACGTCGGCGGCAATGACGTCGCCAACTCCTTCGGCACCAGCGTCGGCGCGGGCACGCTGACCATGAAGCAGGCGCTTCTGGTCGCGGCCATCTTCGAGGTCAGCGGCGCGATGATCGCCGGCGGCGACGTCACCGAGACCATTCGCAGCGGCATCGTTGATCTGTCCGGAGTCTCCATCGGTCCAACCGACTTTCTGAACATCATGATGTCGGCGCTATTCGCGGCAGCGCTTTGGCTGTTGTTCGCCAACCGCATGGGGTACCCGGTGTCGACCACGCACTCGATCGTCGGCGGCATCGTCGGCGCCGCGGTCACGCTGGGGTTTGTCAGCGGACAAGGCAGCACAGCCCTCGGGATGGTCCAGTGGGATGAAGTCGGCCAGATCGCGGTGTCGTGGGTGCTGTCACCGGTTTTGGGCGGGGTGGTGTCGTACCTCCTCTATGGCGCCGTCAAGCGGCACATCCTGCTGTACAACGAAGAGATTGAGCAACGCCTACTGGAAATCAAGAAGGAGCGAATCGCGCATCGCGAGCGCCACAGGGCGGCTTTCGAGCGGCTCAACGAGATCCAGCAAATCGCCTACACCGGCGCGCTCGCCCGCGACGCCGTCGCGGCAAACCGCAGGGACTTCGACCCCACTGAGCTGGAGTCCGACTACTACCGCGAACTCCACGAAATCGATACCAAGAAGTCGTCGATCGACGCGTTCCGCGCCCTGCAGAATTGGGTTCCGCTGTTCGCTGCTGGCGGATCGATGGTCATCGCCGCGATGCTGTTGTTCGAGGGATTCAAGCACATGCACTTGGGCCTGACCACTATGAACAACTACTTCATCATCGCGATGGTCGGTGCCGCGGTGTGGATGGCCACCTTCATCTTCGCTAAAACGCTTCGGGGCGAATCACTGTCGCGGTCGACGTTCTTGATGTTCAGCTGGATGCAGGTCTTCACCGCCTCGGGTTTCGCCTTCAGCCACGGAAGCAACGACATCGCAAACGCCATCGGCCCGTTCGCGGCAATCCTGGACGTGCTGCGCACCGGAAGCATCGAAAGCAAAGCCGCGGTACCGACCGCGGCCATGCTCACCTTCGGAATCACATTGTGCGCGGGGCTGTGGTTCATCGGACGCCAGGTCATCGCGACTGTCGGGCGCAACCTCACAACCATGCACCCCGCCTCGGGGTTCTCCGCCGAATTGTCCGCGGCCGCAGTGGTTATGGGCGCCACCATTTTGGGCCTTCCGGTTTCCAGCACGCACATTCTCATCGGCGCCGTCCTCGGCGTCGGCATCGTGAACCGGGCCACCAACTGGGCCCTAATGAAGCCGATCGCGCTGGCATGGGTCATCACGTTGCCCTCGGCGGCGATCCTCAGCTCGGTCGGTCTTGTCACGCTAAGGGCGATCTTCTGA
- a CDS encoding phosphoadenylyl-sulfate reductase, which translates to MSDLVNDFTEAQLRELAERGAAELDGASATELLRWTDQHFGGINGPRGWATCRYVVASAMQDAVLVDLAARVRPGVPVLFLDTGYHFAETIGSRDAIEAVYDIRLLNITPEHTVAEQDELLGKDLFVRSPNECCRLRKVVPLTKALRGYSAWVTGLRRVDAPTRANAPLISFDETFHLVKVNPLAAWTDPDVQDYIEKYNVLVNPLVYEGYPSIGCAPCTAKPATDDDPRSGRWQGQTKTECGLHAS; encoded by the coding sequence ATGAGCGATCTGGTGAACGATTTCACCGAGGCGCAGCTGCGCGAGCTAGCGGAGCGCGGCGCGGCCGAGCTGGATGGCGCTAGCGCCACCGAGTTGTTGCGTTGGACTGACCAGCATTTCGGTGGGATCAACGGCCCGCGTGGGTGGGCCACTTGCCGCTACGTGGTCGCCTCCGCCATGCAGGACGCCGTGCTGGTGGATCTGGCCGCCAGGGTGCGTCCGGGCGTGCCGGTACTCTTCCTGGACACCGGCTACCATTTCGCCGAAACCATCGGCAGCCGTGACGCGATCGAAGCCGTCTACGACATCCGGCTGCTCAACATAACCCCCGAACACACCGTGGCCGAGCAGGACGAGCTGCTGGGCAAGGACCTGTTCGTCCGCAGCCCCAACGAGTGCTGCCGGTTGCGCAAGGTCGTCCCGCTGACCAAGGCGCTGCGTGGCTACTCGGCGTGGGTCACCGGGCTGCGCCGGGTCGACGCACCCACCCGCGCCAACGCCCCGCTAATCAGCTTCGACGAGACGTTCCATCTGGTGAAGGTCAACCCGCTGGCCGCATGGACCGACCCGGATGTGCAGGACTACATCGAGAAGTACAACGTGCTGGTCAATCCTCTTGTGTACGAAGGCTACCCGTCGATCGGCTGCGCGCCGTGTACGGCCAAACCGGCCACGGACGACGATCCACGCAGTGGACGCTGGCAGGGGCAGACCAAGACCGAATGCGGGCTGCACGCCTCATGA
- a CDS encoding sirohydrochlorin chelatase: protein MNTLVLTAHGSKDPRSATNARAVGASLKRMRPDLDVRVAFCEQNAPNLIDVLAGLPDSRRAVVAPLLLASAYHARVDIPKQITRAGAHGVRQAGALGEDDRLVTVLRERLAEVDISPLDPDLGVVVVAIGSSNTAVNARTAQVAAKVAAGTRWTGATIAFATRPEPSVADAASQLRRRGARRLVIAPWFLAPGIITDRVWTYARDNGIPMAPPLGAHPLVAATVLDRYDQALIDHAAA, encoded by the coding sequence ATGAACACGCTCGTCCTCACCGCACACGGCAGCAAAGATCCACGATCAGCCACCAATGCACGAGCCGTCGGGGCCAGCCTAAAGCGCATGCGGCCAGACCTGGACGTGCGCGTCGCATTCTGTGAACAGAATGCGCCGAACCTCATCGACGTTCTGGCGGGATTGCCGGATAGCCGCCGGGCGGTGGTCGCTCCCCTACTTCTTGCCAGCGCGTACCACGCCCGCGTCGACATCCCCAAACAGATCACCCGCGCCGGCGCGCACGGTGTACGACAGGCCGGCGCACTCGGTGAAGACGATCGGCTGGTGACGGTGCTGCGCGAACGGCTGGCCGAGGTGGACATTTCCCCGCTCGACCCCGACCTCGGCGTCGTGGTGGTCGCGATCGGGTCATCAAACACCGCAGTCAACGCGCGCACCGCGCAGGTTGCCGCCAAGGTGGCGGCCGGCACCCGATGGACCGGGGCAACGATTGCCTTCGCCACCCGACCCGAGCCGTCGGTCGCCGACGCGGCCAGTCAGTTGCGGCGCCGCGGTGCGCGCCGGCTGGTGATCGCGCCATGGTTCCTGGCTCCAGGAATCATCACCGACCGGGTGTGGACCTATGCGCGAGACAACGGCATTCCGATGGCGCCACCGCTGGGCGCACACCCCCTCGTCGCCGCGACCGTGCTCGACCGCTACGACCAAGCGCTGATCGACCACGCCGCAGCTTGA
- a CDS encoding nitrite/sulfite reductase, translated as MTTAHPVKTPGKTRSEGQWALGEREPLNDSEQIKHDDAPLNVRARIENIYAKQGFDSIDKTDLRGRFRWMGLYTQREQGYDGTWTGDENIDTIEAKYFMMRVRSDGKPMSAATLRTLGQISTEFARDTADIGDRENVQYHWIRIEDVPEIWDRLESVGLTTTEACGDCPRGIHGSPLAGDSLDEVLDPSPAIDEILRRFMNNPEYANLPRKYKSAISGLQDVSHETHDVAFVGVNHPEHGPGMDLWVGGGLSTNPMLAQRVGVWVPLDEVPDVWEAVTKVFRDYGYRRLRAKARLKFLIKDWGIAKFREVLETEYLKRPLLDGPAPEPVKHPIDHVGVQRLKNGLNAVGVAPIAGRVSGTILSAVADLMERAGSDRARFTPYQKLVILDVPDDKLDEMIAGLDELGLPSRPSTWRKNMMACTGIEFCKLSFAETRVRAQSLVPELERRMEDINSQLDVPITVNINGCPNSCARIQIADIGFKGQMVDDGDGGSVEGFQVHLGGSLGLDAGFGRKLRQHKVTSDELGDYLDRVVHNFIKQRRDGERFATWALRAEEADLR; from the coding sequence ATGACCACAGCCCACCCCGTAAAGACTCCCGGCAAGACTCGTAGCGAGGGTCAATGGGCGCTCGGAGAGCGTGAGCCGCTCAACGATTCCGAGCAGATCAAGCACGATGATGCCCCACTCAATGTGCGTGCCCGCATCGAAAACATTTACGCCAAACAGGGTTTCGACAGCATCGACAAGACGGATTTGCGAGGGCGCTTCCGCTGGATGGGTCTGTACACGCAACGTGAGCAGGGTTACGACGGCACCTGGACGGGCGACGAGAACATCGACACCATCGAGGCCAAATACTTCATGATGCGCGTGCGTTCGGACGGCAAGCCGATGTCGGCCGCCACGCTGCGCACGCTAGGCCAGATCTCAACCGAGTTCGCCCGCGATACCGCCGATATCGGTGACCGCGAGAACGTCCAATACCACTGGATACGAATCGAGGACGTCCCCGAGATCTGGGACCGGCTCGAGTCGGTCGGTCTTACGACCACCGAGGCCTGCGGTGACTGCCCACGCGGGATCCACGGTTCACCGCTGGCCGGCGACTCGCTCGACGAGGTGCTCGATCCCTCACCGGCGATCGACGAGATCCTGCGGCGCTTCATGAACAATCCCGAGTACGCCAATTTGCCCCGCAAGTACAAGAGCGCGATATCGGGTCTGCAGGACGTCTCCCACGAAACCCACGACGTCGCGTTCGTCGGCGTCAACCATCCCGAGCACGGCCCAGGGATGGACCTGTGGGTGGGCGGCGGCCTGTCGACCAACCCGATGCTGGCCCAGCGGGTCGGTGTCTGGGTTCCGCTCGACGAGGTCCCCGATGTCTGGGAAGCGGTGACCAAGGTGTTCCGCGACTACGGTTACCGGCGGCTACGCGCCAAGGCCCGGCTGAAATTCCTGATCAAGGACTGGGGTATCGCGAAATTCAGGGAAGTTCTCGAAACCGAGTACCTCAAGCGTCCGCTCCTCGATGGCCCGGCCCCCGAACCGGTCAAGCATCCGATCGATCACGTCGGCGTGCAGCGGCTGAAGAACGGGCTCAACGCGGTCGGGGTTGCCCCGATTGCCGGACGGGTATCGGGCACCATCCTCTCGGCGGTCGCCGACCTCATGGAGCGGGCCGGCTCGGATCGGGCCCGGTTCACCCCCTACCAGAAGCTGGTCATCCTCGATGTTCCCGACGACAAGCTCGACGAAATGATCGCCGGGCTGGACGAGCTGGGGTTACCGTCACGGCCGTCAACGTGGCGAAAGAACATGATGGCCTGCACCGGTATCGAGTTCTGCAAGTTGTCATTTGCCGAAACCCGGGTCCGGGCACAGTCTTTGGTTCCCGAGCTGGAACGCCGGATGGAGGACATCAACTCGCAGCTTGACGTACCGATCACGGTCAACATCAACGGCTGCCCGAATTCCTGCGCGCGAATTCAGATCGCCGACATCGGGTTCAAGGGCCAGATGGTCGACGATGGAGATGGGGGCTCGGTCGAGGGGTTCCAGGTGCATCTGGGCGGCAGCCTCGGCCTGGACGCCGGCTTCGGCCGAAAACTGCGCCAGCACAAGGTCACCAGCGACGAACTCGGCGACTACCTCGACCGGGTGGTGCACAACTTCATCAAGCAACGGCGGGACGGCGAACGGTTCGCCACCTGGGCGCTGCGCGCCGAGGAGGCCGACTTGCGATAG